The Leptospira bouyouniensis genome has a segment encoding these proteins:
- a CDS encoding adenylate/guanylate cyclase domain-containing protein, producing the protein MIYTLYLIGFLFLGILYWISKLYKTNEENVNKITILKSEIQILNEELEKKEKDLQTTKKISEEFSDKLVDSYSQLSDLDGLLREINSANDLKEILRILGFYIREKFKVPHYLLYVYKTELDELEFFHSNFPEELTDQLKSEIMSRNIPVSDSYVTVYAHAYVRKRKRSFYIQDFESYKTEGVELENKKSANLKSLLIVPLYLRNKFIGTLDLLDYSGIFELNEQQLNQIKIIADYIAGTIETGYLLDELKTVNNTIQQEKENIESNRLKLENLHKFNRKINSFSEIEDITREVFIYLKVNHRVELGFILLVDPKSNSLVPLMEGAEVFNKGLLVTNFLRTFRPKLIPTIGSLYRSYSKQKPIYLKKSSRWKELTEIDTSIVESFKLEIFGHIPLVVQGQTIGIVCVTRLTKENPWSQAEFQEIISFCEQVAGAIHNANLRRDLEKEREKTLHFIRNILPGDLADELIEKGEVVPMEYESVSILFTDFKNFTIAAESLSPEDLIEQLDGCFSQFDDIAVRHNFEKLKTIGDSYMAAGGIPQGNFTHPVDACLFAMEIKSFMTQIRSFKQMLGQEFWEIRIGIHTGPVVAGVVGKSKFAYDVWGDAVNTASRMESSSDAGEINLSETTYDKVKRFFECDYRGKVKAKNKGEMGMYFLKRLRPEFSRDPEGMVPNQIFLDLYKNLQIGAKIIYRQTGS; encoded by the coding sequence ATGATTTATACATTATATTTGATTGGTTTTTTATTTTTAGGAATCTTATATTGGATTTCAAAATTATATAAAACGAATGAAGAAAACGTAAATAAAATCACAATTCTAAAATCTGAAATTCAAATCTTAAATGAAGAATTAGAAAAAAAGGAAAAAGATCTACAAACAACAAAAAAGATTTCAGAAGAATTTTCTGATAAGTTGGTAGATTCTTATAGCCAACTTTCTGACTTAGATGGTCTCCTTAGAGAAATTAATTCAGCAAATGATTTAAAAGAAATACTTCGAATTTTAGGATTTTATATTCGTGAAAAATTTAAAGTACCTCATTATCTTTTATATGTTTACAAAACAGAATTAGATGAATTGGAATTTTTCCATAGTAATTTTCCAGAAGAACTTACTGATCAATTGAAATCAGAAATTATGAGTAGGAACATTCCTGTTTCTGATTCTTATGTTACAGTATATGCACATGCATACGTAAGAAAAAGAAAACGAAGTTTTTATATCCAAGATTTTGAATCATACAAAACTGAAGGTGTAGAGCTCGAGAATAAAAAATCAGCGAATCTTAAATCATTACTTATTGTTCCTTTATATCTCAGGAACAAATTTATTGGAACACTTGATCTTTTAGATTATTCTGGAATATTTGAACTAAACGAACAACAGTTAAACCAAATTAAAATCATTGCCGACTATATTGCAGGAACGATTGAAACTGGATACCTTTTGGATGAATTAAAAACTGTAAACAACACAATCCAACAAGAAAAAGAAAATATTGAGTCAAACCGATTGAAACTTGAAAACCTTCACAAGTTCAATCGCAAAATTAATTCATTTTCTGAAATAGAAGATATAACAAGGGAAGTGTTTATATACTTAAAGGTAAATCATAGAGTTGAACTTGGATTTATTTTACTAGTCGACCCAAAATCAAATTCTCTCGTTCCACTCATGGAAGGGGCTGAAGTTTTTAACAAAGGACTACTTGTTACAAATTTTTTAAGGACCTTCCGACCTAAATTAATCCCAACAATTGGTTCACTTTATCGATCCTACTCAAAACAAAAGCCTATTTACTTAAAAAAATCTTCACGATGGAAAGAACTCACTGAAATTGATACTTCAATCGTTGAAAGTTTCAAACTAGAAATTTTTGGCCATATTCCACTTGTTGTGCAAGGTCAAACCATTGGAATCGTTTGTGTCACTCGCCTAACAAAAGAAAATCCATGGTCACAAGCTGAATTTCAAGAAATTATTTCATTTTGTGAACAAGTAGCTGGCGCCATTCATAATGCAAATTTAAGAAGAGATTTAGAAAAAGAACGTGAAAAAACGCTACATTTCATTCGAAACATTTTACCTGGCGATTTAGCTGATGAGCTCATTGAAAAGGGTGAAGTGGTTCCAATGGAATATGAATCTGTAAGTATTTTATTTACTGATTTTAAAAATTTTACGATCGCTGCCGAGTCTTTATCTCCTGAAGATTTAATTGAACAATTAGATGGATGTTTTTCACAATTTGATGACATCGCTGTCAGACATAATTTCGAAAAACTAAAGACCATAGGTGATTCATATATGGCGGCAGGAGGAATTCCACAAGGGAATTTTACTCACCCAGTAGATGCATGTTTATTTGCGATGGAAATCAAATCATTTATGACTCAAATTCGCTCCTTTAAACAAATGTTAGGTCAAGAATTCTGGGAAATTCGTATTGGAATCCATACTGGACCAGTTGTAGCTGGTGTTGTGGGAAAATCAAAATTTGCTTATGATGTTTGGGGTGATGCTGTCAATACAGCAAGTCGAATGGAAAGTTCTAGTGATGCAGGAGAGATTAATTTGTCTGAAACTACTTATGATAAAGTGAAACGATTTTTTGAATGTGATTATAGAGGCAAAGTTAAAGCAAAAAACAAAGGTGAAATGGGAATGTATTTTTTAAAACGCCTTCGTCCAGAATTTTCCCGTGATCCGGAAGGAATGGTACCCAACCAAATCTTTTTGGATTTATATAAAAACTTACAAATTGGAGCCAAAATCATTTACCGCCAGACGGGATCATAA
- a CDS encoding peptidoglycan DD-metalloendopeptidase family protein, producing the protein MKSPHIVFFAIILTLCNISIWSQTSLEDRDKQRQTGLIKTNQKKQEEILQKYNDFVSKAQSRFPGLKISSSPIDLKIAEGISDHNNAPGASEKKSKSISAIASDNFYLQLEPSNQPNVRSQFKVKKGDTLEVVMVLKQDVTDKKEGSHWVLVRTKSKKEGYTKQDLLQPTKLAVKSRDTEGLSLDLTSLPSRVTPEPSITSYTDSKKGKDMWVNASSLNMRGEPDVNGYVIARIPKGIKVSILSSTTTEETIDGISSNWHQVSSVYGNGWVFGGYLSSSEVVSYDVQPGELSFPQENPDELKVGEKRFVRSLNLRMRDEPNDYGSVITSIPGDEKLKIIDTKKEIETISGVRSKWIYVNWNDEWEGWVFGGFVSKERGPLIDSDDISKYFQIPVDNDRYVSSSFGTRVDPVTGKMGTFHSGIDLPAPVGTPIKAVSDGKVWRTITTSGGYGVLTIISHKNNIFTYYAHQSERQVKEGDTVRSGDIIGQVGNTGKSTGPHLHFEVRKGPDQQALDPGAYLPK; encoded by the coding sequence ATGAAAAGTCCACACATCGTATTTTTCGCAATCATTCTAACATTATGTAACATTTCGATTTGGTCTCAAACGAGTCTAGAAGATAGAGATAAACAAAGACAAACTGGTCTTATCAAAACAAATCAAAAGAAACAAGAAGAGATCTTACAAAAATACAATGACTTTGTCTCAAAGGCACAAAGTCGTTTTCCTGGTTTAAAAATATCATCATCCCCTATCGACTTAAAAATAGCTGAAGGCATTTCAGATCATAACAATGCTCCAGGTGCTTCCGAAAAAAAATCCAAATCTATCTCGGCGATTGCATCTGATAATTTCTATCTACAACTTGAGCCTTCCAATCAACCAAATGTCCGTTCCCAATTTAAGGTAAAAAAGGGAGATACCTTGGAAGTAGTAATGGTTTTAAAACAAGATGTTACTGACAAAAAAGAAGGTTCTCACTGGGTTCTCGTGCGAACAAAATCTAAAAAAGAAGGATATACCAAACAAGATTTATTACAGCCAACAAAACTTGCTGTGAAATCCAGAGATACAGAAGGACTATCCTTAGATCTAACCTCTTTACCTTCACGGGTAACACCAGAACCATCAATCACAAGTTATACGGATTCTAAAAAAGGTAAGGATATGTGGGTCAATGCCAGCTCATTAAATATGCGCGGAGAGCCAGATGTCAATGGTTATGTAATTGCGAGAATACCGAAAGGCATAAAAGTCTCTATTTTAAGTTCTACCACAACTGAAGAAACAATTGATGGAATCTCTTCAAATTGGCACCAAGTTTCATCCGTTTATGGAAATGGATGGGTTTTCGGTGGATATTTGAGTTCTTCCGAAGTTGTTTCATATGACGTTCAACCTGGAGAATTATCTTTCCCACAAGAAAATCCTGATGAGTTAAAAGTTGGAGAAAAACGTTTTGTTCGATCTTTAAACTTAAGAATGAGAGACGAACCGAATGATTATGGTTCTGTCATCACATCAATCCCTGGTGACGAGAAACTTAAGATTATCGATACGAAAAAAGAAATCGAAACAATTTCCGGAGTACGTTCTAAGTGGATTTATGTAAATTGGAACGACGAATGGGAAGGATGGGTCTTCGGTGGATTTGTATCAAAAGAACGTGGTCCCTTAATAGACAGTGACGATATATCAAAATATTTCCAAATACCAGTAGATAACGATCGTTATGTGTCTTCTAGCTTTGGAACTCGAGTTGATCCAGTCACTGGAAAAATGGGAACTTTCCATTCAGGTATCGACTTACCTGCACCAGTGGGAACTCCAATCAAAGCTGTCAGTGATGGAAAAGTTTGGCGAACAATCACAACTAGCGGTGGTTATGGGGTATTGACAATCATTAGCCATAAAAATAATATTTTTACCTACTATGCACATCAAAGTGAACGTCAAGTAAAAGAGGGTGACACAGTGCGCTCTGGTGATATCATTGGTCAGGTAGGAAACACTGGTAAATCTACTGGTCCTCATTTACATTTTGAAGTAAGGAAAGGCCCTGACCAACAAGCATTGGATCCTGGAGCATATCTACCCAAATGA
- a CDS encoding adenylate/guanylate cyclase domain-containing protein, with protein MKKSFYLLVLLSLLFPFLSCGEVNRNKPIAEKGKIDLSSWDFHRDGNINLDGEWEFYWKETLSGIQIETELGKEPKFIYQVVPSNWKGVDWFGESLDGFGYATYKLKAIFPQNTPILAFHNLDLSSAYRLYINGKLVVEQGSFGINPNYFEPSYKSILVDLEPVSGETEIVYEISNFHYSKGGFWESMEIGERRKLYDKVNRSYQITSFLAGSIFLWALYHLGLFLMRRQDKASLFIALFSLLIVMRLLTIGERNILDIIPSLPMDGLIRLEFATIYIATIVFAYFYRLVFPNTVGQKTMYVLYVLITPFLISLFLPVSIFTAQIHYFQIFLILVCVRITIAIIMAYRSDTVGAGLSLIGFSFVFGTVVHDILYQNNIINTMNITPFGFLGFILFQGYILSYGFTRAYSSIEKLKESLEISNKELNILKDGLEDIVVERTQELEISKANIERLNEFAKTLNTSLELDSILNKAFDYLKEEVFCDSMILLLVDSENGKLQYHKSVVSSQSNLQLENKFRGMNFPLDTSAGLFYHVYKRNRPFRFAKVWESRLNESNQKFIQLIGKHPGMIIPLSSQGKVIAMLAIFSEQKGTSFSKAQLQLVENTAENIATAVTNSILVEEMNREKFIADNARLQMENAKNEVVKLNEFTKKINSESSLSQIIDEMFDYIVKSFEIEATIIQLIDPKKRELYTYKTTIPTYATEEQLNFAKSFRVPLNERGGIIYKTYLRKKALYVPRPPKNYESELDEQIFTKLKLTSFIAVPLVVQNEVIGIAYFTSYQKPMDVNREVLRRIAGFCDQIAGAIQNSLLLQLTEEERKKSEKAKAEIQKMNEFAKTINSQNNLENILAEIFGFIRKNYKIENCVLYFLDKEFNEFRYLNHSGFDLLNDENVNFFKTLRFPLKEESGFVYKCYQRKKHFYLKHIPKTMPYVIDKQITEKSGMKGFLISPLVNNDEVVAMAMYGINDETIHFSSEEVKSIVGVSEHIASAINNHFLLKKIEEEKQRSDSLLLNILPKNVAEELQKKGRVNPVEFENVTLLMTSFPGFSQITGLLTPEELIEGLDLYFSRFDEIIKTKGMEKLRMTGDMYLAAGGLPVGNFTHAVDACLAALQIKNEVNRMMEDFKDIPFKPNGITIAIHSGPVVAGVIGKSKFNYDVWGKTVTQTQAIRRGGVGVAINISQETMDKVKRLFHIDNQRMINTYEGEQFPIYELLALKSDLADDTGILPNDKFERLYTQQKRGAKILIK; from the coding sequence ATTTTAGCCTTTCATAATCTAGATTTATCTTCCGCATACAGGCTTTATATCAATGGCAAATTGGTTGTCGAACAGGGAAGTTTTGGAATCAATCCAAATTATTTTGAACCTTCATACAAATCAATCTTAGTTGATTTAGAGCCAGTTTCTGGTGAAACAGAAATTGTATATGAAATCTCTAATTTCCATTACTCCAAAGGTGGGTTTTGGGAAAGTATGGAAATTGGCGAAAGACGCAAGTTATATGACAAAGTTAATCGAAGTTATCAAATTACTTCTTTTTTAGCTGGGAGTATTTTCCTGTGGGCGCTTTACCACTTAGGATTGTTCCTAATGAGAAGGCAAGATAAAGCAAGTTTGTTCATTGCTTTATTTAGTTTACTGATTGTTATGCGCCTTTTAACGATCGGAGAGAGGAATATTTTGGATATCATTCCTTCTCTACCAATGGATGGTCTGATCCGATTAGAATTTGCAACTATCTACATCGCCACAATAGTATTTGCTTATTTCTATCGTCTGGTGTTCCCAAACACTGTGGGCCAAAAGACAATGTATGTTTTGTATGTTTTGATCACCCCATTTCTAATATCTTTGTTTTTACCAGTTTCAATATTCACAGCGCAAATCCATTATTTCCAAATCTTTTTAATATTGGTGTGTGTTAGGATTACTATCGCTATTATCATGGCATACCGTTCTGATACTGTAGGAGCTGGGCTATCTCTCATTGGATTTAGTTTTGTATTTGGAACCGTTGTTCATGATATTTTATACCAAAACAATATCATCAATACAATGAACATAACTCCATTTGGATTTTTAGGATTTATCCTATTCCAAGGTTATATCTTGTCTTATGGATTCACAAGAGCTTACTCATCCATAGAAAAACTTAAAGAGAGTTTAGAAATTTCAAATAAAGAACTCAATATTCTAAAAGATGGTTTAGAGGATATCGTAGTTGAGAGGACACAAGAATTAGAAATTTCAAAAGCAAACATAGAAAGACTCAACGAGTTTGCAAAAACTCTAAACACTTCACTCGAATTGGATAGTATCTTAAACAAAGCTTTCGACTACTTAAAAGAAGAAGTATTTTGTGATTCCATGATTTTGTTGTTAGTTGACTCAGAAAACGGAAAACTCCAATACCACAAATCAGTTGTTTCCTCCCAATCCAACTTACAATTAGAAAACAAATTCAGAGGTATGAACTTTCCTTTAGATACAAGTGCCGGATTATTTTACCATGTGTACAAACGAAATCGACCCTTTCGATTTGCAAAAGTTTGGGAATCGCGACTAAATGAATCCAACCAAAAATTCATCCAACTTATCGGCAAACACCCTGGAATGATCATTCCCTTAAGTTCCCAAGGAAAAGTCATTGCGATGTTGGCTATTTTTAGCGAACAAAAAGGAACTAGTTTTTCAAAAGCTCAATTACAATTGGTCGAAAATACAGCAGAAAATATAGCAACTGCTGTTACCAATTCAATATTAGTCGAAGAAATGAATCGTGAAAAATTCATTGCTGATAACGCCCGTTTGCAAATGGAAAACGCAAAAAATGAAGTAGTTAAACTCAACGAGTTCACCAAAAAAATTAATTCAGAATCAAGTTTATCCCAAATCATCGATGAAATGTTTGATTATATTGTTAAAAGTTTTGAAATAGAAGCAACTATCATCCAACTCATTGATCCTAAAAAAAGAGAACTTTATACTTACAAAACAACGATACCAACCTATGCGACTGAAGAACAATTAAACTTTGCAAAGTCATTTCGTGTTCCTTTAAATGAAAGAGGAGGAATTATATACAAAACGTATTTAAGAAAAAAAGCCCTATACGTTCCAAGGCCACCAAAGAATTACGAATCAGAGTTAGACGAACAAATTTTCACAAAACTGAAATTAACTTCTTTTATTGCCGTTCCGCTTGTTGTCCAAAATGAAGTCATTGGAATTGCATATTTCACTTCTTACCAAAAACCAATGGATGTCAACAGAGAAGTATTAAGACGAATTGCAGGTTTTTGTGATCAAATTGCTGGTGCAATCCAAAACTCATTATTATTGCAACTAACAGAAGAAGAAAGGAAAAAATCTGAAAAAGCAAAAGCTGAAATTCAGAAAATGAACGAATTTGCAAAAACCATCAACTCACAGAATAATTTAGAGAATATACTTGCCGAAATTTTTGGTTTCATACGAAAAAACTATAAAATTGAAAACTGTGTATTGTACTTTTTAGATAAAGAATTTAATGAATTTAGATATCTTAATCATTCAGGATTTGATTTATTAAATGATGAGAATGTTAATTTCTTCAAAACATTACGTTTTCCATTAAAGGAAGAAAGTGGCTTTGTTTATAAATGTTACCAAAGAAAAAAACATTTTTATTTGAAACATATTCCTAAAACAATGCCTTACGTTATAGACAAACAAATCACTGAAAAATCAGGGATGAAAGGTTTTTTAATTTCACCATTAGTAAATAACGATGAAGTGGTTGCGATGGCGATGTATGGAATTAACGACGAAACCATTCATTTTTCCAGTGAAGAAGTAAAATCAATTGTAGGTGTTTCCGAACACATTGCAAGTGCGATCAATAACCACTTTTTACTCAAAAAAATCGAAGAAGAAAAACAAAGGTCTGATTCACTCTTACTCAACATTTTACCCAAAAACGTTGCAGAAGAGTTACAAAAAAAAGGAAGGGTCAACCCAGTTGAATTTGAAAATGTAACCCTACTTATGACAAGTTTCCCTGGTTTTTCTCAAATCACAGGTTTACTCACTCCAGAAGAATTAATCGAAGGACTTGATTTATATTTTTCGAGATTTGATGAAATCATCAAAACTAAGGGAATGGAAAAGTTAAGGATGACAGGTGATATGTATCTAGCAGCAGGAGGATTACCTGTTGGAAATTTTACACATGCTGTTGATGCTTGCCTTGCTGCTTTACAAATCAAAAACGAAGTCAATCGTATGATGGAAGATTTCAAGGACATTCCATTCAAACCAAATGGCATTACAATTGCGATTCACTCAGGTCCAGTCGTTGCAGGAGTGATCGGAAAATCAAAATTCAATTATGATGTCTGGGGTAAAACGGTCACCCAAACGCAGGCAATCAGAAGGGGTGGTGTAGGAGTAGCAATTAATATCTCACAAGAAACGATGGATAAAGTAAAACGATTATTCCATATAGACAACCAACGAATGATCAATACATACGAAGGAGAACAATTCCCCATCTATGAGTTATTAGCTTTAAAATCCGACTTAGCTGATGATACAGGCATTCTACCTAATGATAAATTCGAAAGATTGTACACCCAACAAAAACGTGGTGCCAAGATTTTAATCAAATGA
- a CDS encoding helix-turn-helix transcriptional regulator: METRNVRILFLVFYVLSLLVWIVEEVYTLTKPPEYFDRFRVIIATIESFIALSSFLVVFILYKELKKEAVENKQAKTQIHDLKRTNRILINPEKGFWAEAKAQMMEWNLTDAETEIAILLLRGFSQKQIAAVRKKSLRTIENQTASIYEKSSMRGKLEFISFFLTPLLPEED, from the coding sequence ATGGAAACTCGCAACGTCCGTATCCTTTTTTTGGTATTTTATGTATTGTCCTTACTTGTTTGGATTGTCGAAGAAGTTTACACTTTGACAAAACCTCCAGAATACTTCGACAGATTTCGTGTCATCATCGCAACCATCGAATCATTCATTGCTCTTTCTTCTTTCTTAGTTGTTTTTATCTTGTATAAAGAATTAAAAAAAGAAGCTGTTGAAAACAAACAGGCAAAAACACAAATCCATGACTTAAAACGAACCAATCGTATTCTAATCAATCCAGAAAAAGGATTTTGGGCAGAAGCCAAAGCACAGATGATGGAATGGAATCTGACAGATGCAGAAACTGAAATAGCTATTCTTTTGTTAAGAGGTTTTTCCCAAAAACAAATCGCGGCAGTTAGGAAAAAAAGCCTACGAACCATCGAAAATCAAACTGCTTCGATCTATGAAAAATCTTCCATGCGAGGGAAACTCGAGTTCATATCTTTTTTTCTAACACCACTTTTGCCCGAAGAAGACTAA